The genomic interval GTGCGTTAATAGCTTGAATACAATTATTCATTAACTTCAGTATAGATTCAGAACCACTATTGGCTGTTATTTATGGCAAAGGTGTTTTTGTTTATTCTGTACAAGACTTCGAATAAAATCATCTAGTATGTAACATGGATATGTAACGTAACGCTGTCTATAAATTCATTCTATGGTTAAATGTGGTATTCTACAACATTTAACCAGTAAGGTATATTTTCTGACAGGACCCCACGCATTCATGGAGTGGAGGGTTGGATAACCAGTTGAAAATGCACGATTTGAATACAGACCAAGGTATGTTTTTTACATTATTTCAATTTCACAAAGTATTTACACCACTCACAATAAGTTAGGGGTGTTGTTACTTACACAAGTGCCTGTCCTATTTGGTCTGAATTGTAATGAAATGAATAGAATATCCCTTCATATTACTTGCAATGAATGACAAGAAGCTCCATTTTCGTTCAGTCTTCATAACCCCAGAAGGCTAAACAAGTGACTTCTTGTGCTTTTGACTAGTCTCAAAATGTTCTGAAGTGATGGGGATTTCACAGGCGTGACACGCCGTTCTGCCAGGTCATGTCGGGGTGGCAATTCTGTACTCCCTGTTTCTGGGGAGTCAGCTTGTAGCCCAATAGTTGCCCATTCtattcctgacccaccaggttagtggggggagtaattgacctgggctatcccccatcctcctccatgactgaagtattcTAAATCTAAACCAAAAAAGCAAGGTTCTTTAACAGCTTTTTtccagcaacagtgaggctgatggcaaaaaagaacatttgaaccacttttttttattcttttgatctctttttctataaaattctatttatttattgactcagagggcctgcacaagagttcctatgtgcttggactactagtctatgcacaaatggcaaaaaaagaactttgaactttgaattatggtaccgtcccgccacactgctctctgTAATATAAGAAtaatttatttttcacataaaacCCTAGCTTTGTAGCCTTACTTGCAGCGAAATGACAGTAACTATTATAtgtataaaaacataaaatacatgCATAAATGAATTATAACAGCATTTTAAGAAAACTAGACGACTTTCTTGGTTGTAAAAAGGTGTGCAGAGACGAGTTGAAGTTCACTGTGGAGGTAGACGTAGACGTAGACATGGCATAGGCCTCAGTTAATGATCAAAAATGCATCCTCACCCGGAGCGTCTTCCTTCCAGAGGAACAGACAAGCTGAACGTGCCTAGTTGCTAAATGGTATCTTCAGGCCAGAATGCAAAAGACAGCCTGAAATCCACCAACATGTGTATGAAGTTAGTTGTCGGGTCACTGGAGCCAAGTGTTTCCCCTCCCGCTATGTGCATTCTCATATTCATGGGGAGTTCTGCATTCATGTTGTCTTCCGCTGACACCACACCACGGTGTACATTAAGAAAATGTTATCGAACAGACACTGTAGACAACAGCACTTTAGTGTTTTTCATACATGCAGTCACCACAGTCCAAAATGATTTATAATTGTTGAATTGAATAAACAGTAAATTCATCACCATTTCATTCGTTTTTGTAGACACAATTGTTGGAACGCATGATTCAGCAATTCGTTGTGTGGAGTACTGCCCTGAGGTAAACGTCATGGTAACGGGCAGCTGGGACCGGTCTGTTCGTCTGTGGGACCCAAGGACCCCTTGCAATGCTGGAACATTCACCCAACCTGAAAAGGTAGGTACACACAGTATTTTTAAGTTGTATTGTTTACCCTTTCTAACCATTTACAAAACCTAGAGAGGTTAAAGATTAATTTCCTCCGTGATTATTAATGTTACTGTACTACCAATTTTAATACCTATGTTGTGATTGCCTTAACTTAGTATGTTTAAATGTGTCATTTTTCCTAACCATAGGTATACACACTGTCAGTGGCTGGAGACAGGCTTATTGTGGGCACGGCAGGAAGACGGGTTCTTGTTTGGGACCTCAGGAACATGGGTTACGTGCAGCAGAGGAGAGAGTCCAGTCTGAAATACCAAACCCGCTCCATCCGGGCTTTTCCAAACAAGCAGGTCAGCCGCCTTGTTTTGAAATTCGGATATAATTGCTATTTTTCATTGCTATTATAATTACGTGACTTGGAAAGTTGTACATGAAATATGAAAGCAACTGAAGTGGTCTGCACGTAATTGCACCGAATTGTGCGTTAAAGAAAATGATAAAAACTTGAGGTCCCTCCTCAACCTGTATTCACAGTGTTCCTACCCCCTCTTTGGATGAAGTTGTGCACGCATGCTCAATCTTACATACTGAGTTTTTTGTAAACATTACTAAATTCTTTGAAGGGAGCTACTTAATTTAGAATTTTACATAACATTATGTTCAATGTACTACTTTCAGAATCTCACAGCCATTAAAGAAAATGTGTCAAAAAAATCCTGCCGACTGCAACTTAATGCCTGGTTTCATGAAAGTGTGAATTTCTGAACTTCATTTAATGTATCTCATGATGTGCTTGCAGGGTTATGTGTTGAGCTCCATTGAGGGACGGGTTGCTGTTGAGTACCTGGATCCCAGTTTGGAAGTTCAGAAGAAAAAATATGCTTTTAAATGCCACCGCCTGAAGGAGAATGGCATTGAACAAGTTTACCCTGTGAATGCTATCTCTTTTCATAGTATTCACAATACGTTTGCCACAGGTAcagtttttccttcttttttttatcAGACATCAAACTACAGGGCATTCCAAACTATTATGCACATGAGATTTTTCACTGATTTTCCTAAATAGTCAAATCAGTCATTATATCTTTCAAGTTTCCAACTATTAGAGTATACAGTAATATCTGAatgttttttattgtattattattattattttatttatttagttagttaGAGCTTTATTTGTCCCCGTGGGGCAATTGTTTATTGCATTCCACTCGCTGGCACAAGACGCACCTAAGACACAGTGAGACAATATAAGCAGACAAGCACATAAACAAGACATTGACATTCACACTCAATGTTTTATTGTTTATGTGCTTGTCTGCTTATATTGTCTCACAGCGATTTAATGAAATCATAGCCTGGTTTTAGCAGACCACATTAAGCACTCATCAGTTTACTCGCATTTGTTTGGATTTGGTGTTCGGCCAGTAcgtaatttttttttctttcttttccacagGAGGCTCTGATGGATTTGTGAATATATGGGATCCATTCAACAAGAAGCGCCTGTGCCAGTTCCACCGCTACCCCACCAGTATTGCCTCTTTGGCCTTCAGTATAGATGGAAGCCTGCTGGCCATCGCCAGTTCATACATGCAGGAGCAGGGAGACATCTCGCACCCCGAGGATGCCATCTTCATCCGGCAGGTCACAGACGCCGAGACCAAGCCAAAGTGAGTCTCTCAATCTGTTCATGACATACTGAAAAAACATGCATTTGTGGACATGCAAGAGGAAAAGGTTctccattttagtttttttttttttcacgaaattTGACTCTGAACATCTTCAAACCCTATTGCTGCTATGCATGACTTTGTCAAGCAATTGTTACCGTCATTGTGAGTTCTTGAGAGTTCCTACTACTTGCAGCCACAGGGGCAGCCTAACACTGAAGTAGGCTTTGTCAGTCGCTTCCTTGAGAGAGAACTCTCTGACTTGGGACTATTTTTCATCAAAGCAGCAGCGAAGCCTCTGCGAAATTCCAAGACACAAGAGACAAAATGTGATTTTgaaacacaaacagaaggaattaGTAATTTTATAAAACTTACTTTTGTTTGGCAAGTTCCACAGATGCTGTATTAAATTAAATATGTATACTGTGTAAGTATGAAACTttgttgaaatattgttcaaattgTTAGAAACCCCACCCCTACAAACATTTATCATTTAAATCATATCATTTAAAAGCTCTTAATGTATTCTGTACTGCCCTGATGGTACTAATGAGCAATGACTGTGCAGTTGTTGATCTCCCGCGGAGTTCTGGGATATTAAAGTAACTATTgtttgcctactgcaaatatgaccggATATGGAAAGTCATCCGGGTACTGTTCGCCTCCTGTCTGAAAGCCTACTTGGGTATTCAGATGTACTGCATAGTAGCTTCCTCATGTTTTGCCTTCTACATAGGAAGGCAGTAGGGGCTTTTAGATGTTGCCATGGTGCACCTGACCTTTCACCACCCCCAAAATAGTAGGACACGCTGAAGTCAATGCAATGTGGCCACCAGGGGGGGTGCTACAATAAGCAAAACATGTTTTttacctttctctgtgtgtgtgtgtgtgtgtgtgtgtgtgcgtgctgcctcTCTAACAACAACTATCGTGATGAATGTTTTTTGATGGCCAGTCTCTACCTTTTAGGTGCAGGGTTTCCCATATAGTagtttcccattcacaaatgtcagtttcaatgagcagcatagtagctGGAATACTTACTCTTGCCACAATCCTTAACAGCGCACCtttacagggctgatagtattcacccaaggagtttgcaaaaataaaaacattaataatg from Engraulis encrasicolus isolate BLACKSEA-1 chromosome 17, IST_EnEncr_1.0, whole genome shotgun sequence carries:
- the bub3 gene encoding mitotic checkpoint protein BUB3 isoform X1, translated to MPWCLKNMTGSNEFKLNQGPEDSISAVKFSPSTAQFLLVSSWDCSVRLYDVGSNTMRMKYQHPAPVLDCAFYDPTHSWSGGLDNQLKMHDLNTDQDTIVGTHDSAIRCVEYCPEVNVMVTGSWDRSVRLWDPRTPCNAGTFTQPEKVYTLSVAGDRLIVGTAGRRVLVWDLRNMGYVQQRRESSLKYQTRSIRAFPNKQGYVLSSIEGRVAVEYLDPSLEVQKKKYAFKCHRLKENGIEQVYPVNAISFHSIHNTFATGGSDGFVNIWDPFNKKRLCQFHRYPTSIASLAFSIDGSLLAIASSYMQEQGDISHPEDAIFIRQVTDAETKPKST
- the bub3 gene encoding mitotic checkpoint protein BUB3 isoform X2, which produces MPWCLKNMTGSNEFKLNQGPEDSISAVKFSPSTAQFLLVSSWDCSVRLYDVGSNTMRMKYQHPAPVLDCAFYDPTHSWSGGLDNQLKMHDLNTDQDTIVGTHDSAIRCVEYCPEVNVMVTGSWDRSVRLWDPRTPCNAGTFTQPEKVYTLSVAGDRLIVGTAGRRVLVWDLRNMGYVQQRRESSLKYQTRSIRAFPNKQGYVLSSIEGRVAVEYLDPSLEVQKKKYAFKCHRLKENGIEQVYPVNAISFHSIHNTFATGGSDGFVNIWDPFNKKRLCQFHRYPTSIASLAFSIDGSLLAIASSYMQEQGDISHPEDAIFIRQVTDAETKPK
- the bub3 gene encoding mitotic checkpoint protein BUB3 isoform X3, encoding MTGSNEFKLNQGPEDSISAVKFSPSTAQFLLVSSWDCSVRLYDVGSNTMRMKYQHPAPVLDCAFYDPTHSWSGGLDNQLKMHDLNTDQDTIVGTHDSAIRCVEYCPEVNVMVTGSWDRSVRLWDPRTPCNAGTFTQPEKVYTLSVAGDRLIVGTAGRRVLVWDLRNMGYVQQRRESSLKYQTRSIRAFPNKQGYVLSSIEGRVAVEYLDPSLEVQKKKYAFKCHRLKENGIEQVYPVNAISFHSIHNTFATGGSDGFVNIWDPFNKKRLCQFHRYPTSIASLAFSIDGSLLAIASSYMQEQGDISHPEDAIFIRQVTDAETKPKST